CGCCCAAGGACAATGCTGACGTGGTCACGCCTTCTGGTGTCGCTGGCTACTACGTGTACTGGGGCACCGACAGCACAGCCAACCCGTACACGGCCGGTGCCTACCAATCTGAGTTGAACGCCAGCTTCAACTTGACGCCCTCTGGGGATGGTCAACGGTACTTCCTTCGTGTTGTAACGGCTGACCAAGTGGGCAACCGGTCGGCTCCAGCCACGCTGTTTGAGTACCGCTACGACGCCACCAAGCCGCTCAACCCGGGCTATGTCTCTGTTTCGCCGATCGGGTGGTCGACCACCAACAGTTTCAACTTTACCTGGCCCGCCGCAACGGACACGGGCACTGGGGCTTCGGGTATAGCTGGCTATCAGTACAAGCGCGCTGGCGGGGGAGACGATTGGAGTTCAACGATCTCCGGCGCCAGCGAGGCGGGAATGCAGGCGTACCAGAACGGTCAGAACGAATTCTATGTACGCAGTGTTGACGTGGCGGGCAACGTGGCGGAGAACTTCAGTACGGTTCGTTATTACTACAACGGGGAGGCTCCAGGCGTGCCACCATCACTAACGGTAACGCCGCCCAACGCGCAGGCGAATAGCTTCACGTTTAGCTGGAGCGAGCCAACCAGTAACAACGGCGTGAAGGGTTATTACTATTCAGTGAACGCGGTCCCGACCATCAACAACTCGGTATTCACATCCGCTCGAACCACGGGGGCTATTCCTGCCGCGACACAACAAGGGTTCAATACACTGTATGTCGTCGCAGTGGACAACTCCGACCGAATCAACTGGGGGAATTACGCCACCGCGACATTTGAGTGCAATACCACCGCTCCGGGTATCCCTGGCGGCATGGTCATCAGCGACAGCAGCAACCGCGCTGATAGCAACTGGGCACTCACCACCAACTGGAAAGCCTCGAGCGGTGCTGTCGCCAAGTACAACATCTATCGCTCCACCGACGGCAGCCACTTCTCCAAGATCGCCGAGACTCGGTCAGTGGGCTACCTGGATACCGGATTGGCCAACACCAACACCTACTACTACAAAATCACGGGTGTCGACAGCGCCGGGGCAGAGTCGGTGGCCTCGTCCGTCGTGACGCGCCAACCGACAGGCAAGTTCACCGAGCCGCCGTTGATCGTCGCCGGGCCTGAGTTCAAGGCGACGGCCACCACGGCAGTCGTCACCTGGTCGACAAACCGACCTTCGTCGTCCTTCGTGTCGTACTCCACGGACGAAAGTTACTCAGAGAGCAAGGGTCAGCTGGAAGCCGTCACGTCGCACAAGGTGCTGCTGAGTGGCCTCACTCCAGGCACGAGCTACCACTTTAAGGTTCAGTCCCTGGACGACGACCGCGACTATTTGCCAGCTGATGCCTACTCGATTCCCTATGGCTTCACGACAGACAAGGCTCCTGGTATCGAAGAGGTCACCGTAACAGACATCACTCTTTCCTCGGCGACCATCACCTGGAAGACGACAACAGTCGCGCAATCCACGATCGCGTATGGCCTCACTAACACCTATGGCCAACAGGTGAAGGACAGCTCGGCTTCCGCAGTCACCCAGCACAGCATCAAGTTGACGGGGCTGTCACACACGAGCACCTACCACTTCAAAATCACTGGCACAGATACGGATGGTAATCAACTTGTTTCTGATGATTACAACTTCGACACGTTGACCTACCCTCGGCTCTCTAGCGTGATGTTTGAGGGCAAGCTCGACGCGGCATCGTCGACAACCACGGTCACCTGGCAGTCAAACGTACTTACCACCTCGACAGTTTTGCTGTATGAAGGGGCTTCCCTAATTCCGCGCGAGATCTCACTTGCCACCCTGACGCTCAAACATGCAATCCAGATTTCGGGGTTGAAAGACGATACCGATTACCATGTAGTCGCCCAGGGCCGCGATAGCTATGGCAACCTGGCCTCATCCGATCGTCACAGTTTCCGTACGGCCTTGGATACCCGTCCGCCGCAGATATCCGGCGTGAACGTCGAAACGGCGGTCAAAGGAAATGGCTCTGAGGCCCGAGGCCAGTTCGTCGTCTCGTGGACGACTGACGAGCCGGCCACGAGCCAAGTCGCTTACGGGCAAGGAAGCACTGGGGACTACGGCAGCCGCAGCACCGAGGATACGCGACTCACAACCGAGCACGTTGTCATCATCTCAAACCTCCCCGTCTCGACGGTCTATCACCTTCAGCCGATATCCAAGGACAAGGCAAGCAACTCGACGGCGGGTGCGCGTCAATCGGCGATCATTGGGCAACCCAGCGAAAGCGTCTTCAACATTATCATCAACTCGCTATTGAAAGTATTTGGAATGTAACGTATATGGCGCATCGAAAGTCCTTGATTACGGTACGGAACCTCTCGAAGAGCTTTGCTACGGTCGCCGGTGATATTCAGGTGTTGCATGATGTCAACGTGAGTATTCCCGAGGGTAGCTTCACCATTATCTTTGGTCCTTCGGGCAGCGGCAAGTCCACGCTACTCAATTGCCTCATCGGCCTGGAGCCGCCAACGTCCGGCACGGTCAAGTACCAAGGCCGCGACATGTACTCCATGAGTATCGATGACCGTGCCTATTTTCGGGCGCACACGATGGGAATGGTGCATCAGACAAACTACTGGGTAAACAGTCTGAACGTGCTCGAGAATGTTGCTCTTCCGTTGCATTGTCTGGGGGTGCGTGGCGGAGCTGCTCGCGATGCAGCGATGGCTTCGCTCACGCGCCTTGGTATCGAGCGGCATGCGGGCAAGCTGCCAACCGTCCTGTCGGGCGGCGAACAACAGCGGGTCTCCATGGCTAGGGCCTTGGTCAATAACCCCGGGTACATTGTGGCCGACGAGCCCACCGGCAACCTGGATAGCAAGAATGGCGACGCCATCATCCAACTTCTGCGTTACTTCAACAAGACACTGTTGCGGACAGTGGTGCTCGTGACTCACAACCAAGAGTACCTTCCTGTCGCCGATCAACTGATATTGCTGCAGGACGGCCGGGCCACTCGAGCCGAAGGTGACAACATCCGGTTGTTCAGGATGCAACTTGCGAAAGATATCGAACAGCGTGCCGCGAACTGGAGCGGGTATGCATAGATTGCATCGGCGAAGGGTTGCGCGCAGAACCGACACTCCTCATCCCCACATGCGGATGCTTCTGATTATGAAGCTGACGTTGAGCGACTTGATGTTTAAGCGGTTTCGCAGCGTATTGACGATTGTC
This genomic interval from Deltaproteobacteria bacterium contains the following:
- a CDS encoding ABC transporter ATP-binding protein, whose translation is MAHRKSLITVRNLSKSFATVAGDIQVLHDVNVSIPEGSFTIIFGPSGSGKSTLLNCLIGLEPPTSGTVKYQGRDMYSMSIDDRAYFRAHTMGMVHQTNYWVNSLNVLENVALPLHCLGVRGGAARDAAMASLTRLGIERHAGKLPTVLSGGEQQRVSMARALVNNPGYIVADEPTGNLDSKNGDAIIQLLRYFNKTLLRTVVLVTHNQEYLPVADQLILLQDGRATRAEGDNIRLFRMQLAKDIEQRAANWSGYA